The following are encoded in a window of Sphaerisporangium siamense genomic DNA:
- a CDS encoding D-alanine--D-alanine ligase family protein codes for MAERVRVAVLGGGPSAEHEVSLQSARAVVDALPKDLYEPVAVVIDRRGRWPVELRRDWADVVFPVLHGPFGEDGVVQGYLETLGIPYVGCGVLASAVAMNKVAMRRAFLAEDLPVTPQVWFTEHEWRIAIDQWGLVKSLDWPMYVKPANMGSSIGISRVTSMEELRAGVDLALAYDRVVVVEQGVSAREVICGVLGGYDAPDASVPGELIVPGDWLDYEAKYLSQAEIAVIPAVLPERVVEEVRELSLRAFRAVGGYGLSRVDFLYEEEAGRLYVLEINTMPGFTSRSVYARAWAASGVPYPVLLRRLIDLAFARSGS; via the coding sequence GTGGCTGAACGTGTGCGGGTGGCTGTGTTGGGGGGTGGGCCGTCCGCTGAGCATGAGGTGTCGTTGCAGTCGGCGCGGGCTGTGGTCGACGCTCTGCCGAAGGATTTGTACGAGCCTGTGGCCGTCGTCATCGATCGGCGGGGCAGGTGGCCGGTGGAGCTGCGACGGGATTGGGCGGACGTGGTGTTCCCTGTGTTGCATGGGCCGTTCGGTGAGGACGGCGTCGTGCAGGGGTATCTGGAGACGCTGGGTATTCCGTACGTGGGCTGCGGTGTTCTGGCCTCTGCGGTGGCGATGAACAAGGTCGCGATGCGGCGTGCCTTTCTGGCGGAGGATCTTCCGGTCACGCCGCAGGTGTGGTTCACCGAGCATGAATGGCGCATTGCCATCGATCAGTGGGGTTTGGTGAAGTCGCTCGACTGGCCGATGTACGTAAAACCGGCCAATATGGGCTCCTCTATCGGCATCTCCCGTGTCACCTCCATGGAGGAGTTGCGCGCGGGTGTTGATCTGGCGCTGGCCTACGACCGGGTGGTCGTCGTGGAGCAGGGCGTGTCGGCGCGTGAGGTCATCTGTGGCGTGCTCGGCGGCTATGACGCTCCGGATGCTTCGGTGCCCGGTGAGCTGATCGTGCCGGGTGACTGGCTGGACTATGAGGCCAAGTACCTCAGTCAGGCTGAGATCGCCGTCATCCCCGCGGTGCTGCCGGAGCGGGTGGTCGAGGAGGTGCGCGAGCTGTCTCTGCGCGCTTTCCGGGCGGTCGGCGGCTACGGCTTGTCCCGTGTCGACTTCCTCTATGAGGAGGAGGCGGGACGGCTGTACGTGCTGGAGATCAACACCATGCCCGGGTTCACGTCCCGTTCCGTCTATGCCAGGGCCTGGGCCGCGAGCGGTGTCCCGTACCCGGTCCTGTTGCGCCGTTTGATCGACCTCGCGTTCGCCAGGAGTGGTTCATGA
- a CDS encoding UDP-N-acetylmuramoyl-tripeptide--D-alanyl-D-alanine ligase, with protein MISMTLDEIAQVVGASLYGVRDPRVLVTAPAAVDSREVVPGGLFAATVGARVDGHDYAAGAVAGGAVAVLASRPVGVPALVVGDVQLALGRLARHVLERLSPTVVGLTGSVGKTTTKDLLAQVLERHAATVATDKSFNNELGLPLTVLRADAATRYLVLEMGAGRKGDLTYLTGLAPPQVGLVLNVGTAHVERMGGGPADVAEAKGELVAALGADGFAVLNADDPYVRGMAGRTRARVVLFGGSAEAQVRAEDVRVDGRARPGFVLVTPSGRAPVELDLIGEHQVGNALAAAAVAAVLGLGVAEIADGLNAARRRSGGRLEVVERSDGVTVVDDAYNASPESMRAGLRAVKALAGARRTVAVLGAMGQQADASRARHAEVGRLVAGLGFDVLIAVGAGDPLAMVEAAESSNAGVAVHVAEDVAGAVRLAGALVEPGDVVFVKASSEVGLGACARALAAPPS; from the coding sequence ATGATCTCTATGACGCTGGATGAGATCGCGCAGGTCGTCGGCGCGAGCCTGTATGGCGTGCGTGACCCGCGGGTGCTGGTGACGGCGCCGGCGGCGGTCGACTCGCGTGAGGTGGTGCCTGGTGGGCTGTTCGCCGCGACGGTGGGCGCCCGGGTCGACGGTCACGACTACGCGGCGGGTGCCGTCGCGGGTGGCGCCGTGGCCGTGCTGGCCTCGCGGCCGGTCGGGGTGCCCGCCCTGGTGGTCGGGGATGTTCAGCTCGCGCTCGGCCGGTTGGCCAGGCATGTGCTCGAACGCCTCAGCCCGACGGTGGTCGGCTTGACCGGTTCGGTGGGGAAGACCACGACCAAGGATCTGCTGGCGCAGGTGCTGGAGCGGCACGCCGCGACGGTGGCCACCGACAAGTCGTTCAACAACGAGCTGGGGTTGCCGCTCACCGTGCTGCGTGCCGATGCCGCCACCCGGTACCTGGTGCTGGAGATGGGTGCGGGCCGGAAGGGGGACCTGACGTACCTGACGGGGCTGGCGCCGCCCCAGGTCGGGCTGGTGCTCAATGTCGGCACCGCGCATGTGGAGCGTATGGGGGGCGGGCCGGCCGATGTGGCCGAGGCCAAGGGCGAGCTGGTCGCGGCACTCGGGGCGGATGGGTTCGCGGTGCTGAACGCCGATGATCCGTATGTCAGGGGCATGGCCGGTCGTACCAGGGCGCGGGTCGTGTTGTTCGGTGGGTCGGCGGAGGCGCAGGTGCGGGCCGAGGATGTGCGGGTGGACGGCCGGGCGCGGCCCGGGTTCGTGTTGGTGACGCCCTCCGGGCGGGCTCCGGTGGAGCTCGACCTCATCGGCGAGCATCAGGTGGGCAACGCCCTGGCCGCCGCGGCCGTCGCCGCCGTGCTCGGTCTGGGCGTCGCCGAGATCGCCGACGGGCTGAACGCCGCTCGGCGGCGCTCGGGGGGCCGGTTGGAGGTCGTTGAGCGGTCTGACGGCGTCACTGTCGTCGATGACGCCTACAACGCCAGTCCTGAATCGATGCGGGCCGGGTTGCGGGCGGTGAAGGCGCTGGCCGGTGCCCGTCGTACCGTCGCGGTGCTCGGCGCGATGGGGCAGCAGGCGGACGCTTCCCGCGCCCGGCACGCGGAGGTGGGCCGGCTCGTCGCCGGCCTCGGCTTCGACGTGCTGATCGCGGTGGGGGCGGGGGATCCGCTCGCGATGGTGGAGGCGGCGGAGTCCTCGAACGCGGGCGTGGCCGTCCACGTGGCCGAGGATGTGGCCGGGGCCGTCAGGCTGGCCGGCGCGCTTGTCGAACCGGGAGACGTGGTGTTCGTCAAGGCCTCCAGCGAGGTCGGGCTCGGCGCCTGTGCCCGTGCGCTGGCAGCGCCGCCGAGCTGA
- a CDS encoding aspartate/glutamate racemase family protein has translation MRTIGLIGGLSWESTVIYYQIINQRVRERLGGSHSANSLIWSVDYTTVEELIFADRWEEVSRLLAGAGRRLEDLGADLLLICSNTFNRVSGDVERAVSVPVLHIADALGAAIKARGMRKVGLLGTRFTMEQPFYRERLAAHGLEVVVPRREQRELVHRVIFDELVRGVLRESSRDAYARIIDDLAAEGAEGVVLGCTEIELLISGKDSAVPVLPSARLHAEAAAGFALAD, from the coding sequence ATGCGTACTATCGGTCTCATCGGCGGGTTGAGCTGGGAATCGACGGTGATCTACTACCAGATCATCAATCAGCGGGTCCGTGAGCGACTCGGCGGCAGCCATTCGGCCAACAGCCTCATCTGGTCGGTCGACTACACGACCGTCGAGGAGCTCATCTTCGCCGACCGCTGGGAGGAGGTGAGTAGGTTGCTGGCCGGTGCGGGCAGGAGACTGGAGGATCTCGGCGCCGATCTTCTGCTCATCTGCAGCAACACCTTCAACCGGGTCAGCGGCGATGTGGAGCGGGCGGTGAGCGTGCCCGTGTTGCACATCGCCGACGCTTTGGGCGCCGCGATCAAGGCCAGGGGGATGCGCAAGGTCGGTCTGCTGGGTACTCGCTTCACCATGGAGCAGCCGTTCTACCGGGAGCGGCTGGCCGCTCACGGGTTGGAGGTGGTCGTTCCGCGGCGTGAGCAGCGGGAACTGGTGCATCGTGTGATCTTCGATGAGCTGGTGCGCGGGGTGCTGCGGGAGTCGTCCAGGGACGCGTACGCGCGGATCATCGATGATCTGGCGGCCGAGGGCGCCGAGGGCGTCGTTCTCGGGTGTACGGAGATCGAGCTGTTGATCAGTGGGAAGGACAGCGCCGTCCCGGTGCTGCCGAGCGCTCGGCTGCACGCGGAGGCGGCGGCCGGCTTCGCGCTCGCCGACTGA
- a CDS encoding ATP-binding protein: protein MGREEELAVFNAALYGDGRSVLYVHGPGGIGKTTLLRRFAHAAAAAGRPASMLDGRTWQPSPAAYEAEPVLRDADAVLLVDNFEQSSEDWLRERFLPRAPLGALVVIAGRNPPDMRWRADPGWAGVLEVLPLHDLRAADARALLDSRGVPAESREPLLAFAGGHPLALLLGAAAAAKDGATGRRWTPNQDVVATLLDQLVGEPPTAAHRHALEICAHAYRTTEDLLRATVPEDAGSLFQWLRRLPFVKPSSLGLSPHDLVRQVLEADLRWRDPERYAAMHDHIHTHLVEKARTASDTDVPGAVAALLYLHRDRDAPADIHGQDQFQEEPLREEHLGTLLRMATAAGGTKGAACAAFWAERRPQAFRLYRRTGTGEPVAFSAWLRLAELDEEELTADPLVAKAWAHARATTPLRAGEHLAVSRLWAPPPYRGNAPVMDLIQWRAIANCLRSERIAWSYIEIPHPNHPWTDRLRHHGMRDISEQPQPGDDAYTLAVHDWRAVPAQAWLERMNQPPAGGPSAATAKLAVLPQAKFAEAVRKALRQMPRPDALAASPLTRTRLIAERAGQNPATALADLLRQAIDDLREDPRSVKFHRALSITFLHGTPTQELAAQRLDLPFTTYRRHLTAGIERVCADLWHRELYGANTPAHRST, encoded by the coding sequence GTGGGGCGGGAGGAAGAGCTCGCGGTGTTCAACGCCGCGTTATACGGCGACGGCCGCAGCGTGCTGTACGTGCACGGTCCCGGCGGCATCGGCAAGACGACCCTGCTACGGCGGTTCGCTCACGCGGCCGCGGCGGCGGGGCGGCCGGCGTCGATGCTCGACGGGCGCACGTGGCAGCCCTCGCCGGCGGCGTACGAAGCCGAGCCGGTGCTGCGCGACGCGGACGCGGTGCTGCTGGTCGACAACTTCGAGCAGAGCTCGGAGGACTGGCTTCGCGAGCGGTTCCTCCCGCGGGCACCCCTGGGGGCGCTGGTGGTGATCGCGGGGCGAAACCCGCCGGACATGCGGTGGCGCGCCGATCCGGGATGGGCGGGAGTCCTGGAGGTGCTGCCGCTGCACGACCTACGGGCCGCGGACGCGCGGGCCCTGCTGGACTCCCGCGGGGTGCCGGCCGAGTCACGCGAGCCGCTGCTGGCCTTCGCCGGCGGTCATCCGCTGGCACTGCTGCTGGGAGCGGCCGCGGCGGCGAAGGACGGCGCGACCGGCCGCCGGTGGACGCCGAACCAGGACGTGGTGGCCACGTTGCTGGACCAACTGGTCGGCGAGCCGCCGACGGCGGCGCATCGACATGCGCTGGAGATCTGCGCGCACGCGTACAGGACGACGGAAGACCTGCTGCGCGCGACCGTGCCCGAGGACGCCGGGAGCCTGTTCCAGTGGTTGCGGCGGCTGCCGTTCGTGAAGCCGAGCAGTCTCGGGCTGTCTCCGCATGACCTGGTGCGGCAGGTGCTGGAAGCGGACCTGCGATGGCGGGACCCCGAGCGGTACGCGGCGATGCACGACCACATCCACACCCACCTGGTAGAGAAGGCGCGCACGGCGAGCGACACGGACGTGCCCGGCGCGGTGGCGGCACTGCTCTACCTGCACCGCGACCGCGACGCGCCCGCCGACATCCACGGCCAGGACCAGTTCCAGGAGGAGCCGCTACGGGAGGAGCACCTCGGAACGCTGCTGCGGATGGCGACGGCGGCAGGGGGCACGAAGGGCGCCGCCTGCGCCGCCTTCTGGGCGGAACGCCGGCCGCAGGCGTTCCGGCTGTACCGGCGGACCGGAACCGGCGAGCCCGTGGCCTTCTCCGCGTGGTTACGGTTGGCGGAACTCGACGAGGAGGAGCTGACGGCCGATCCCCTCGTGGCCAAGGCGTGGGCACACGCGCGTGCCACCACACCGTTGCGCGCCGGCGAACACCTGGCCGTCAGCCGGCTGTGGGCACCGCCGCCGTATCGCGGAAACGCGCCGGTGATGGACCTGATCCAGTGGCGAGCGATCGCCAACTGCCTACGGTCCGAGCGGATCGCATGGTCATACATCGAGATACCGCACCCGAACCACCCATGGACCGACCGTTTACGGCATCACGGGATGCGTGACATCTCCGAACAGCCGCAGCCGGGAGACGACGCCTACACCCTGGCCGTTCACGACTGGCGCGCGGTCCCGGCGCAGGCATGGCTGGAGCGGATGAACCAGCCGCCCGCCGGCGGCCCGAGTGCCGCGACGGCGAAACTCGCTGTACTGCCCCAGGCGAAATTCGCCGAAGCGGTACGCAAGGCGCTACGCCAGATGCCGCGGCCCGACGCGCTGGCCGCCTCCCCCCTGACGCGCACCAGGCTGATCGCCGAACGGGCCGGGCAGAACCCGGCCACGGCACTGGCCGACCTGCTCCGCCAGGCGATCGACGACCTGCGCGAGGATCCACGCTCGGTCAAGTTCCACCGCGCGCTGTCGATCACCTTCCTCCACGGCACACCCACCCAGGAACTGGCCGCGCAACGACTCGACCTCCCTTTCACCACCTACCGCCGCCACCTGACGGCCGGCATCGAACGGGTCTGCGCCGACCTGTGGCACCGGGAGCTGTACGGCGCCAACACACCGGCCCACCGATCCACCTGA
- the vanY-N gene encoding D,D-peptidase/D,D-carboxypeptidase VanY-N translates to MNEPRTIPPRPRDRLYAAATLVLAVLLLPAALARRPGHARELACRWALRIRFPAEDLTGLTDGALAAFTAARTEALWRHRQLIGLTSGYRAPIVQQQMFDQEVRRRGSPALARMLVLPPTESPHVKGIALDVRPHEGARWLEQHGARYDLYRIYDNEWWHFEHRPDSGGRPPRRRPHPGAA, encoded by the coding sequence ATGAACGAACCACGCACCATCCCACCGCGGCCCCGAGACCGGCTGTACGCCGCGGCCACCCTCGTACTCGCCGTGCTCCTGCTGCCCGCGGCACTCGCCCGCCGACCCGGCCACGCCCGCGAACTGGCCTGCCGCTGGGCGTTACGCATCCGATTCCCCGCCGAAGATCTCACCGGCCTCACCGACGGCGCCCTGGCGGCGTTCACCGCGGCACGCACCGAGGCGCTCTGGCGCCACCGCCAGCTCATCGGCCTCACCTCGGGATACCGCGCCCCCATCGTCCAGCAACAGATGTTCGACCAGGAGGTACGCCGCCGCGGCTCCCCGGCCCTGGCACGCATGCTCGTGCTACCGCCGACGGAATCCCCCCACGTCAAAGGCATCGCACTGGACGTACGCCCCCACGAAGGCGCGCGCTGGCTCGAACAACACGGCGCCCGCTACGACCTCTACCGCATCTACGACAACGAGTGGTGGCACTTCGAACACCGCCCGGACAGCGGCGGCAGGCCACCACGACGACGACCCCACCCCGGCGCAGCCTGA
- a CDS encoding response regulator transcription factor: MSRVLLIEDDAAVREGLELALTMHGHRVRAVESGEQGLERLRVDLPDVVVLDLMLPGMDGFEVCRRIRAAREVPIIMLTARGDDIDVVAGLEAGADDYVVKPVQPRVLEARIRAVLRRIGRDQAELEGHGDLTIDRAGLVVVKRGVPVGLTPTELRLLLELSGTPGRVHSRQQLLESVWEHGYFGDSRLVDACVQRLRAKIEDDSAAPVYVQTVRGFGYRFGPV; this comes from the coding sequence GTGTCGCGGGTGTTGTTGATCGAGGATGATGCGGCCGTGCGGGAGGGGCTTGAGCTGGCGTTGACCATGCATGGGCATCGGGTGCGCGCGGTGGAGTCCGGTGAGCAGGGGCTGGAGCGGCTGCGCGTGGACCTTCCCGACGTCGTCGTGCTCGATCTGATGTTGCCTGGTATGGATGGGTTCGAGGTGTGCCGCCGTATCCGGGCCGCCCGGGAGGTGCCGATCATCATGCTGACCGCGCGCGGTGACGACATCGACGTGGTGGCGGGGTTGGAGGCGGGTGCCGACGACTACGTGGTCAAGCCGGTGCAGCCCCGGGTGCTTGAGGCGCGTATTCGCGCGGTGCTGCGGCGGATCGGGCGGGATCAGGCGGAGCTGGAGGGGCACGGGGATCTGACCATCGATCGGGCGGGGTTGGTGGTCGTCAAGCGCGGCGTGCCGGTCGGTCTCACCCCGACCGAGTTGCGCCTGCTGCTGGAGTTGTCCGGGACGCCGGGCCGGGTGCACAGCCGCCAGCAGTTGCTGGAGTCGGTGTGGGAGCACGGGTATTTCGGCGATTCGCGTCTGGTGGACGCGTGCGTGCAGCGGTTGCGCGCGAAGATCGAGGACGATTCGGCGGCGCCGGTCTACGTGCAGACGGTGCGTGGGTTCGGGTACCGGTTCGGGCCGGTGTGA
- a CDS encoding ATP-binding protein, with translation MTPRPSLGLRARLLFAFALLCVVTAAAVAGWSYTQARTAILQRTQDAAVEAMRSRLQGLYPLRNPAPGPAELEDIARVVADQYSSAVAVYREAHSPVRRAPGHWRPGGGAPYLQPGMIPEELRRKVAGGGMAWQRVVWQGEPILVIGTPLLIVEGDRPVRVSGIEVYVARDLSPEQHSIDELAVSAWLIGGAALMFAVVLASLATQGVLRPVRELGRAARLLGEGEMRTRVAVRGSDELAEVAHTFNNTAAELERHVAQLREMEADARRFVADVSHELRTPLAALAAVADVLDEEAARLPEPAGRAARLVSQETLNLTGLVNDLIEISRFDSGVAALALNDVDVAELVRATLRTRGWSERVHTELASAVTARLDPRRVDVILANLVGNALRHGEPPVSVRLDADPRWIAVEVRDHGPGLEEAVLPHVFDRFYKASAARARSEGSGLGLAIARENARLHQGDLTVTNAPDGGAVFTLRLPRRAPDSEGGPE, from the coding sequence GTGACACCCCGGCCGAGCCTGGGGCTGCGTGCCCGGCTGTTGTTCGCGTTCGCGCTGCTGTGTGTGGTCACGGCGGCGGCGGTGGCCGGTTGGAGCTATACCCAGGCCCGTACCGCCATCCTGCAGCGGACCCAGGATGCCGCGGTGGAGGCGATGAGGAGCCGCTTGCAGGGGCTCTACCCCTTGCGGAATCCGGCGCCGGGCCCGGCCGAGCTTGAGGACATCGCCCGCGTGGTGGCCGACCAGTACAGTTCCGCGGTCGCCGTGTACCGTGAGGCGCACTCGCCGGTCAGGCGGGCGCCGGGGCATTGGCGGCCGGGCGGGGGCGCGCCGTATCTGCAACCCGGGATGATTCCCGAGGAGTTGCGGCGGAAGGTGGCCGGCGGCGGGATGGCCTGGCAGCGCGTGGTGTGGCAGGGCGAGCCCATCCTGGTCATCGGTACGCCGTTGCTGATCGTCGAGGGGGATCGGCCGGTGCGGGTGTCCGGTATCGAGGTCTACGTCGCGCGCGACCTGAGCCCCGAGCAGCACAGCATCGACGAGCTCGCCGTGTCCGCCTGGCTCATCGGCGGCGCGGCCCTGATGTTCGCGGTCGTCCTGGCGTCGCTGGCCACCCAAGGGGTGCTGCGCCCGGTGCGCGAGCTCGGGCGGGCGGCACGCCTGCTGGGCGAGGGTGAGATGCGGACCAGGGTCGCGGTCCGCGGCTCCGATGAGCTGGCCGAGGTGGCGCACACGTTCAACAACACCGCCGCGGAGCTGGAGCGGCACGTCGCGCAGCTGCGCGAGATGGAGGCCGACGCCCGCCGGTTCGTGGCCGATGTGTCGCATGAGCTGCGCACCCCGCTGGCCGCGCTCGCCGCGGTCGCCGACGTCCTGGACGAGGAGGCGGCCCGGCTGCCCGAGCCCGCCGGCAGGGCCGCCAGGCTGGTGAGCCAGGAGACGCTCAACCTCACCGGGCTGGTGAACGACCTCATCGAGATCAGCAGGTTCGACTCCGGCGTCGCGGCCCTGGCGCTGAACGACGTCGACGTGGCCGAGCTGGTGCGCGCGACCCTGCGTACGCGGGGCTGGTCGGAGCGGGTGCACACCGAGCTCGCGTCCGCGGTGACGGCACGGCTGGACCCGCGCCGCGTGGACGTCATCCTGGCGAACCTGGTCGGCAACGCCCTGCGGCACGGCGAGCCTCCGGTGTCGGTGCGGCTGGACGCCGACCCGCGGTGGATCGCCGTGGAGGTCCGCGACCACGGGCCGGGGCTGGAGGAGGCGGTGCTGCCGCACGTGTTCGACCGGTTCTACAAGGCCAGCGCGGCCAGGGCCAGGTCCGAGGGCAGCGGCCTCGGCCTGGCCATCGCGCGGGAGAACGCGCGCCTGCACCAAGGCGACCTCACCGTCACCAACGCCCCGGACGGCGGCGCCGTGTTCACGCTGCGCCTGCCACGCCGGGCACCTGATTCAGAGGGAGGTCCTGAGTGA
- a CDS encoding carbohydrate-binding protein, whose product MRFRVLILALLAVFMTGVSVPALAQAGAARQANVQAAAAAWAPYTAYTAGTVVSYNGVDYQCLQSHTSLPGWEPSNVPALWKVSTGTPGDTTPPSVPANLRATGTTANSVSLAWDASTDNVGVTGYEVYRGTTLVTTATGTSYTDSGLTASTSYTYTVRARDAAGNRSAASSPVTATTGGGNGAPGQPGAASATTTNTSITLTWGAASGTVTGYRVYEGATQRAQVTTTTTTISGLGTCEAHNYTIKAYNSVGESAGRDVSATTTGCTNPNPSKLPGAPYLYMGWGNPPNPGTVMDATGVKSFTMAFILAQGGCTPAWDGQRPLTGGTDASAINTIKSKGGSVEISFGGWSGNKLGPNCSTPQAFAQAVQQVINAHGPTVVDFDIENTDEFENYTVQDRILNGLKIVRQNNPNVKIVVTIPTFKSGLSAAGIRLVNQAKALGTPIDNYTIMPFNFSGTDMYQDTVNASEGLKSSLKSAFGWSDAEAYAHMGISGMNGKSDQGETTTPAQWTQIRDWAKAKGLTRFSFWATNRDRVNGGGVPQAEWEFTRITAGF is encoded by the coding sequence GTGAGATTCCGTGTACTCATCCTCGCGCTCCTCGCCGTCTTCATGACGGGCGTGAGCGTGCCGGCGCTGGCCCAGGCCGGCGCCGCACGGCAGGCGAACGTCCAGGCCGCCGCGGCCGCATGGGCTCCCTACACCGCCTACACCGCCGGCACCGTCGTCAGCTACAACGGCGTCGACTACCAGTGCCTGCAGAGCCACACCTCGCTGCCCGGCTGGGAGCCGTCCAACGTGCCGGCTCTGTGGAAGGTCTCCACCGGCACCCCCGGCGACACCACGCCGCCCTCGGTCCCGGCCAACCTGCGCGCCACCGGCACCACCGCCAACAGCGTCTCGCTGGCGTGGGACGCCTCCACCGACAACGTCGGCGTCACCGGCTACGAGGTCTACCGCGGCACGACCCTGGTCACCACCGCGACCGGCACCAGCTACACCGACTCGGGCCTGACCGCCTCCACCAGCTACACCTACACCGTGCGCGCCCGTGACGCCGCCGGCAACCGCTCGGCCGCCAGTTCCCCGGTCACCGCCACCACCGGCGGCGGCAACGGCGCCCCCGGCCAGCCCGGCGCCGCCTCCGCCACCACGACCAACACCAGCATCACGCTGACCTGGGGCGCCGCCAGCGGCACCGTGACCGGCTACCGCGTCTACGAGGGCGCCACCCAGCGCGCCCAGGTCACCACGACCACCACCACCATCTCCGGCCTCGGCACCTGCGAGGCCCACAACTACACGATCAAGGCCTACAACTCCGTCGGCGAGTCGGCGGGCCGCGACGTCAGCGCCACCACCACCGGCTGCACCAACCCCAACCCGAGCAAGCTCCCCGGCGCCCCGTACCTGTACATGGGCTGGGGCAACCCGCCGAACCCGGGCACCGTCATGGACGCGACCGGCGTGAAGTCCTTCACGATGGCCTTCATCCTGGCGCAGGGCGGCTGCACCCCGGCTTGGGACGGCCAGCGCCCGCTGACCGGCGGCACCGACGCCTCGGCGATCAACACGATCAAGTCCAAGGGCGGCAGCGTCGAGATCTCCTTCGGTGGCTGGAGCGGTAACAAGCTCGGCCCGAACTGCTCCACCCCGCAGGCCTTCGCCCAGGCGGTGCAGCAGGTCATCAACGCCCACGGCCCGACCGTGGTCGACTTCGACATCGAGAACACCGACGAGTTCGAGAACTACACCGTCCAGGACCGCATCCTCAACGGCCTGAAGATCGTGCGCCAGAACAACCCGAACGTCAAGATCGTCGTCACCATCCCGACGTTCAAGTCCGGCCTGAGCGCCGCGGGCATCCGCCTGGTCAACCAGGCCAAGGCCCTGGGCACGCCGATCGACAACTACACGATCATGCCGTTCAACTTCAGCGGCACCGACATGTACCAGGACACCGTCAACGCCTCCGAGGGCCTGAAGAGCTCCCTGAAGAGCGCGTTCGGCTGGAGCGACGCCGAGGCCTACGCCCACATGGGCATCTCGGGCATGAACGGCAAGTCCGACCAGGGCGAGACCACCACCCCGGCCCAGTGGACCCAGATCCGCGACTGGGCCAAGGCCAAGGGCCTCACCCGGTTCTCCTTCTGGGCCACCAACCGCGACCGGGTCAACGGTGGCGGCGTGCCGCAGGCCGAGTGGGAGTTCACCCGGATCACCGCCGGCTTCTGA
- a CDS encoding GNAT family N-acetyltransferase — translation MVVPVVPVTDEIELRSLTQGDAEALRQAYVRNREHLRPWEPRRGEDFFTLEGQQAFVADRLAQRAAGRALPLVLARGERIVGTMTLATIVLGPFRSASLGYWIDAEHNGRGLATTAVRLVCRTADEYLGLHRLEASTLVDNAASQRVLGKCGFSRIGAAPDYLHIDGAWRDCLLFQRILNRRPPMP, via the coding sequence ATGGTGGTTCCTGTCGTTCCTGTTACTGATGAGATCGAGTTGCGTTCGCTGACGCAGGGCGACGCCGAGGCGTTGCGGCAGGCGTATGTGCGTAACCGGGAGCATCTGCGGCCCTGGGAGCCGCGGCGCGGCGAGGACTTCTTCACCCTGGAGGGCCAGCAGGCGTTCGTGGCGGACCGGCTGGCGCAGCGGGCCGCCGGCCGGGCGCTGCCGCTGGTGCTGGCCCGGGGCGAGCGGATCGTCGGCACCATGACCCTGGCCACCATCGTGCTCGGCCCCTTCCGCAGCGCCAGCCTGGGCTACTGGATCGACGCCGAGCACAACGGCCGCGGCCTGGCCACCACGGCGGTCCGCCTGGTGTGCCGGACCGCCGATGAATACCTGGGCCTGCACCGGCTGGAGGCCAGCACGCTGGTGGACAACGCCGCCTCCCAGCGCGTGCTCGGCAAGTGCGGCTTCTCGCGGATCGGCGCCGCCCCCGACTACCTGCACATCGACGGCGCCTGGCGTGACTGCCTGCTGTTCCAGCGCATCTTGAACCGGCGCCCCCCGATGCCGTAG
- a CDS encoding ABC transporter permease subunit produces the protein MRGALHGEWTKLRTLAGPAWLSAAAALLTVAVGAVLAATVTCSYGRCGEDAVKLTFGGVQAGQVFAVLLAVGAVCGEYGTGMIRATLAATPRRGVLLAAKALPVAGLTLAAGTAAVLGCALAGRLLLPGRGYPALSLADGATLRAAAGTVLYLVLVALLALGVGAAVREAALSAGVVLGLLYLLPLAATLVSDQDLRRTLWSLTPMNAGLAVQATRGLDTLPLGPWAGLGVLACWSGAALLVAYLLLRRRDA, from the coding sequence GTGAGGGGCGCCCTGCACGGCGAGTGGACCAAGCTGCGCACCCTGGCCGGCCCGGCGTGGCTGTCGGCCGCCGCGGCCCTGCTCACCGTCGCCGTGGGCGCGGTGCTGGCCGCGACGGTGACCTGTTCCTACGGCCGCTGCGGCGAGGACGCGGTCAAGCTGACTTTCGGCGGGGTCCAGGCGGGCCAGGTGTTCGCCGTCCTGCTCGCCGTCGGGGCCGTCTGCGGCGAGTACGGCACCGGCATGATCCGCGCCACGCTGGCCGCGACGCCGCGCCGCGGCGTCCTGCTGGCGGCCAAGGCCCTGCCGGTGGCCGGGCTGACGCTCGCCGCCGGGACCGCCGCGGTGCTCGGCTGCGCGCTGGCCGGGCGGCTGCTTCTGCCGGGACGCGGGTACCCGGCCCTGTCCCTGGCCGACGGGGCCACCCTGCGCGCGGCCGCCGGGACGGTGCTGTACCTGGTGCTGGTGGCGCTGCTCGCCCTCGGCGTCGGCGCCGCGGTGCGGGAGGCGGCCCTGTCCGCCGGGGTCGTGCTCGGCCTGCTCTACCTGCTGCCGCTGGCGGCCACGCTGGTCTCCGACCAGGACCTGCGGCGCACGCTGTGGAGCCTCACCCCGATGAACGCCGGGCTCGCCGTCCAGGCCACCCGGGGGCTGGACACCCTGCCGCTCGGCCCCTGGGCGGGGCTCGGCGTGCTGGCCTGCTGGAGCGGCGCGGCCCTGCTGGTGGCCTATCTGCTGCTGCGCCGGCGCGACGCCTGA